A region from the Salvia splendens isolate huo1 chromosome 15, SspV2, whole genome shotgun sequence genome encodes:
- the LOC121768348 gene encoding uncharacterized protein LOC121768348, translated as MSEKLTRFIVITSFHFSGRCAVRDEVSKSVVMGTQSVFSERAKIEVEPSSINDSYFHLRFSSSNRYWRRNPDDNLIVAESIKPVDDLTDPSSTLFEEISTDKHTSTVFFLRHVQTGHRVVGDASGSPDPTPFHVAPNAQDEEGILVFVNWSSLVKLPSHVAFKGFNQSYLQGIWAEDHQYLQFAAEDRNNEVAGHRVFLQPDGSLRIKSDHFNRYWQYQHDWIYASIQDPGTESNTLFWPVRVDGDTIALRCNANNRFCKSHDWDGKNRCLNAAVDTIVNEARMTVEELVTNRTIYQVKYRMEDARIYDVMPYLAGTTTATNYANQKGEIAVELKYEDSKSYTFSRSTSLKAGVKATIKAGIPFIVDESIEVSFEATETFEWDTAKTITTSVTATGKVEVDPRTIATVHYVASMGKCDIPYTYTQSEQSSTDGTFSETVYEDGIYTGVSCYNFDFVIDSTKPLDPPPST; from the exons ATGTCGGAGAAGCTAACAAGGTTCatcgtgatcacatcatttcaCTTCAGCGGGCGCTGTGCAGTGCGCGATGAAGTGAGCAAGTCGGTAGTTATGGGAACACAGAGCGTGTTCAGCGAGCGAGCGAAGATCGAAGTGGAACCATCCTCAATCAACGACAGCTATTTTCACCTTCGCTTCAGCAGCTCCAACAGATACTGGCGGAGAAATCCAGACGACAACTTGATTGTGGCTGAATCCATCAAGCCGGTGGATGACCTCACCGACCCTTCCTCTACTTTGTTTGAGGAAATATCCACTGATAAACACACCTCCACGGTCTTCTTCCTCCGCCACGTCCAGACCGGGCACCGGGTGGTCGGAGACGCTTCTGGCAGTCCAGACCCCACCCCTTTCCACGTGGCACCAAATGCCCAGGACGAGGAGGGCATTCTAGTATTTGTGAATTGGAGCTCGCTGGTTAAACTTCCTAGCCACGTCGCTTTCAAAGGCTTCAATCAGAGCTACCTCCAGGGCATCTGGGCGGAGGACCATCAGTACTTGCAGTTCGCTGCTGAGGATCGCAACAACGAGGTTGCCGGCCACCGGGTCTTCCTCCAGCCCGACGGCTCTCTCCGGATTAAATCCGATCATTTCAACAG GTATTGGCAGTACCAGCATGACTGGATATATGCGTCAATTCAGGACCCTGGAACGGAATCCAACACTCTGTTCTGGCCTGTGCGAGTCGACGGGGACACCATCGCACTTCGCTGCAATGCCAACAACAGGTTCTGCAAAAGCCACGACTGGGATGGCAAGAATCGGTGCCTGAATGCAGCGGTTGACACCATCGTGAACGAAGCAAGGATGACAGTAGAGGAGCTCGTGACGAACAGGACTATTTACCAGGTCAAGTATCGGATGGAGGACGCAAGGATCTATGACGTCATGCCTTACTTGGCCGGCACCACCACAGCAACCAACTACGCAAATCAAAAGGGTGAAATAGCCGTGGAGTTAAAGTACGAAGACAGCAAGAGTTATACCTTTAGCCGCAGCACATCTTTGAAGGCGGGGGTCAAAGCCACCATCAAGGCCGGCATTCCTTTTATCGTCGACGAATCTATCGAAGTTAGCTTTGAAGCGACAGAGACGTTCGAGTGGGACACCGCCAAGACTATTACAACATCGGTTACTGCTACGGGTAAAGTTGAAGTGGATCCGAGGACTATCGCTACGGTTCACTACGTGGCTTCGATGGGGAAGTGCGATATACCTTACACCTACACTCAGTCGGAGCAGAGCTCCACTGACGGCACATTCTCTGAAACTGTTTATGAAGATGGTATTTACACCGGCGTCAGTTGTTACAACTTTGACTTTGTCATCGACTCTACTAAACCTCTTGATCCACCACCCTCAACCTGA
- the LOC121767490 gene encoding uncharacterized protein LOC121767490: MATTALPKFVVLNVPKAATNTYVYRKDDGSVVAGDDDMFSLLVKIEIELAEVDSKHVHLRFSYSNKYWQKSTDDNSIVAVSNKPDEDITKPSCTLFESSLQSGVLYFTHAQTGWRVMMNNSTSAFYVDQHSVGAPLGFVDWDTLVKLPERVAFKGNNGKYLKAYYDDHNYLQFASDDPNDDLSSHQVSLMSDGHVRIKSDHWGLFWRRSPNWIWADSEDITANNKDTLFWPIKIEGNTIALRNAGNNNFCKRLTLDGMDNCLNAAVSSLTNETRLQVQELVMERKIYNVRYRMEDARIFGETPYLAGTTTATNYEDEEGSVSVEITYINETSYSFSRSVSITVGVTSSITAGVPGIGEESIEIMSQISTTLEWNNTTTNSVEIKATGSVPVPARSVAVVHYVGTKGTCDVPFSYTQQDRSSADGKITETDQIDGVYTGVNAYNFSFIVEKSEPLSK; encoded by the coding sequence ATGGCAACTACTGCGCTTCCCAAGTTTGTTGTGCTGAACGTCCCAAAAGCTGCTACAAACACTTATGTATACCGCAAGGACGATGGCTCCGTCGTTGCTGGAGACGACGACATGTTCAGCCTGCTCGTCAAGATTGAAATCGAGCTAGCAGAAGTCGACAGCAAACACGTTCACCTCCGATTTTCTTACAGCAACAAATATTGGCAAAAAAGCACAGACGATAACTCCATTGTCGCCGTGTCAAACAAACCTGACGAGGACATAACGAAGCCGTCATGCACGCTCTTCGAGTCAAGCCTACAATCTGGTGTGCTCTACTTCACCCACGCCCAGACCGGCTGGCGCGTGATGATGAACAACTCCACCAGCGCTTTCTATGTTGACCAACACAGTGTTGGCGCGCCTCTAGGGTTTGTGGATTGGGATACATTGGTCAAACTGCCTGAGCGCGTCGCTTTCAAAGGAAACAACGGGAAATACCTCAAAGCGTATTACGATGACCACAACTACCTCCAGTTTGCATCTGACGATCCGAACGACGACTTATCGAGCCACCAGGTGTCGCTGATGAGCGACGGCCACGTCAGGATAAAGTCCGATCATTGGGGCTTGTTCTGGCGGCGGAGCCCTAATTGGATTTGGGCGGATTCCGAAGACATCACGGCCAACAACAAAGACACTCTCTTCTGGCCAATCAAAATCGAAGGAAATACGATCGCCCTCAGAAACGCTGGCAACAACAACTTCTGCAAGCGCCTCACCCTCGACGGGATGGACAATTGCCTTAATGCGGCGGTGTCCAGCTTGACGAACGAGACAAGATTGCAAGTGCAGGAGCTAGTGATGGAGAGGAAGATCTACAACGTGAGGTATCGGATGGAGGACGCCAGGATATTCGGGGAGACGCCATACCTGGCcggcaccaccaccgccaccaacTACGAAGACGAGGAAGGCTCAGTCTCCGTTGAGATCACGTATATAAATGAGACATCTTATTCTTTCAGCCGCAGCGTGTCTATAACTGTGGGGGTCACTAGCTCAATCACGGCAGGTGTCCCCGGCATTGGGGAGGAAAGCATTGAGATCATGAGTCAGATCAGTACAACGCTCGAGTGGAACAACACAACAACTAATTCTGTAGAGATCAAGGCAACGGGGTCGGTTCCTGTGCCGGCGAGGAGTGTAGCTGTGGTTCATTATGTGGGTACGAAGGGCACGTGCGATGTTCCCTTCTCCTACACTCAGCAGGATAGGAGTTCGGCTGATGGCAAAATCACAGAGACTGATCAGATTGATGGTGTTTACACCGGCGTCAATGCTTACAACTTCAGCTTCATCGTTGAAAAATCTGAGCCTCTCTCTAAGTAA